The Deltaproteobacteria bacterium genome contains the following window.
TTGTCATTGGTGCGGTTGGTATTCTCTCGGCAGATTATACTCCGCCATTCGCCGGGCGAGAGACGTTTACCGGGAGATCGTTGCATACAGGCAGATGGCCGCACGAGAAAGTTGATTTCACTGGCAAGCGCGTCGGTGTCATCGGTACTGGCGCTACGGCTGTCCAGCTCATCCCGATCGTTGCCAAAGAGTGCAAACACCTGACCGTCTTCCAGCGCACGGCCAACTACTGCGCGCCATTACGTAACTCATTGGTCACACCGGAAGAACAGAGCCGCTTCAAGGCTAACTACAAGTCGATGTTCAAAAAGTGCAACGAAACCCCGACCGGTTTTCAGTGCGATTTCGACCCGCGCAAGACCTTTGACGTGCCTCAAGAAGAACGGCTCGCCCGATACGAAGAGTTGTGGGCCAAACCTGGCTTCGAGAAATGGCTGGGGAATTTCCACGATATTATGGCTAACCCAGAGGCGAACGAAGATTTTGCTGAATTTATTCGCAACAAGATCCGTGCGCGCGTGAAGGACCCTGTCGTTGCGGAAAAGCTCGTGCCCAGGAGTCACCCGTTCGGTTCTAAACGTATTCCCCTGGAGACCAACTACTACGAAGCCTACAACCAAGATAACGTCTTGTTAGTCACCCTCAACGAAACCCCGATCGAACGTATTACCGCCAAAGGCATCAAGACCAGTGCCAAAGAGCACGAATTTGACGTGATCATTTATGCGACTGGGTTCGACGCAGTGACTGGCGCGCTGACGCGGATCGACATCCGGGGCGAAGACGGTCAATCGTTCAAAGACAAATGGGCGAATGGTCCACGCACCTATCTGGGGTTACAGACCGCCGGTTTTCCCAACTTCTTTATCGCTAATAGTGCAGCCTTCTGCAATTTCCCACGTTGCTCTGAGACCGTAGTGGAATGGATTGCCAACTGCATCGGCTATATGCAGCAGAAGAACTTGCAACGCATCGCGCCGACGGTGGAAGCTGAAGATGCATGGGTTGAGCAC
Protein-coding sequences here:
- a CDS encoding NAD(P)/FAD-dependent oxidoreductase, which encodes MLLCRGSPLRSITIAVSCFLPPPYLNYVADKFNLRPNIQLNARVKSAVYDEQANQWEVQFESGQRARARFVIGAVGILSADYTPPFAGRETFTGRSLHTGRWPHEKVDFTGKRVGVIGTGATAVQLIPIVAKECKHLTVFQRTANYCAPLRNSLVTPEEQSRFKANYKSMFKKCNETPTGFQCDFDPRKTFDVPQEERLARYEELWAKPGFEKWLGNFHDIMANPEANEDFAEFIRNKIRARVKDPVVAEKLVPRSHPFGSKRIPLETNYYEAYNQDNVLLVTLNETPIERITAKGIKTSAKEHEFDVIIYATGFDAVTGALTRIDIRGEDGQSFKDKWANGPRTYLGLQTAGFPNFFIANSAAFCNFPRCSETVVEWIANCIGYMQQKNLQRIAPTVEAEDAWVEHANALTEGTLFAKGNSWFVGANIPGKKRVFLLYANTAPAYRQKCAEVAANEYEGFVMQ